The Bradyrhizobium barranii subsp. barranii genome segment GAACCCGCTGCTGAACGGCCTGCATCCCTCCGTCAGCCGCGCCATCGGCTTCGGCGTGTCGCAATCCGGCCGCTTCCTGCGCGACTTCCTCTATCTCGGCTTCAACGAGGATCTCCAGGGGCGCACGGTGTTCGACGGATTGATGCCGCATGTCGCGGGCACGCGGCGGATGGCGACAAACATCCGCTTCGGCCAGCCCGGCCGCAACCCGCGCCATCCGCAGGATCCGGCGTGGCAGGCTGATCTGTTCCCCTTCACCTATGCGAGCCTCAGCGATCCCTATTCCGGCAAGACCGACGGCCTGCTCCGCCGCTGCGCGCTCTCGGCGACGTGCCCGAAGGTGATGCAGACCGACAGCGAGCACGAATGGTGGGCCTCGCATGCTTCGTTGCTGGTCACCGACCTCGCCGGCAACCACCTCGACCTCCCCGACAACGTCCGCGCCTACATGATCGCAGGCACGCCGCATTTCGCCGAAGCTTCCGACGTGATGCGCAAGGGCGTGCCCGCGATGTCGCTGCCGCAAAACCCGATGCATGCGGGCGGGCCGATGCGCGCGCTGCTCACCGACCTCAACGCCTGGATCAGCGGCGGCATCAAGCCGCCCGCAAGCCGCGTCCCCATGCGCGCCCACGGCACGCTTGTGCCGGCGCAAGGCGCGGTGCCGATGGATATCCCCGGCCTGCCCTATGCCGGCATCCATACGCTGGCCGCCTTCTCCGACCAGAGCGTGCTGCCGCCCAAGGAGATCGGCCGCTATCCCGTGTTCGTGCCGAAGGCGGACAATGACGGCATGGCCATCGCGGGTATCCGCCAGCTTGCGTTGGCGGTGCCACGCGCGACCTACACCGCGTGGAATCCACGCGCGCAGGGATTCGGCCCGACCGCGCTCTATCCGCTGCAAGGCGCGGTGGTGCCATTCGCACCGACCGAGGCCGCGCGGAAGGAAGTGCACGATCCCCGGCTGTCGATCGGGGAGCGCTATGCGGACGATGGCGCGTATGTGGCCGCGGTACGGCGCGAGGCGGCGCGGCAGGTGGCGGAGCGGACCCTGCTGCCGGAGGATGCAGAGCGCGCGGTCGAGGCCGCGAAGCAAGGCAAGTTGGCGAAGCTTGGGCAGTGAGCCAAGCCCAGTGGCCCCGTAGGGTGGGCAAAGCGGAGCGTGCCCACCACTTCTGTCGTCGGCCAAAAGATGGTGGGCACCGGCGCAAGTGCGCCTTTGCCCACCCTACGGTCCCTGCCCGCGGAGAAAAACCGTCCGCGCCTGTCGCCCGTCCCTCATCCGTCCTATGCCCAGACAGCACGGAGACACCGCATGGCCAACCTCACCCTCACCACCTTCGATTGGGTTCCCGAGATGCCGCGGGGTTTCGTACGCGACCTTCGCGTGCGCTGGGCGCTCGAAGAGGCCACGTTGCCCTATCGCGTTGCGAGCGTACCGTTCGGCCCGCGGGACGCCGCACATTTCGCGCACCAGCCGTTCGGCCAGGTGCCGTGGCTGACCGATGGCGACCTCTCGATCTTCGAGAGCGGCGCGATCCTGCTGCATCTGGGTGAGCTCAGCGACAGGCTGATGCCCACCGATCCGCGCGGCCGCAGTGACACGGTCGAATGGGTGTTCGCCGCGCTCAATTCAGTGGAGATGCCGGCCCTGCCCTGGACCATGTTCAAGTTCACCCGCAGTGACGATGGCTCACCCGCCGTGAAGTTCGTCGACGACTTCCTAAAACTCCGGCTCAAGCACATGGAGACGGTGCTTGCGGTGCGCGAATGGCTGGCGGGGTCTTTCTCCGTCGCCGACATCCTGATGTCGGACGTGCTGCGCGTCGTCGACAAGTTCGACGGCCTGGCGGACAGTCCTGCCTGCCGCGACTACGTCGCGCGCGCCACGGGCCGTCCGGCGTTCGCAAAAGCCCACGCCGACCAGATGGCGCATTTCGCTGCGGCGGACGCCAAACGCAGGGCGGATTAGCGCAAGCGTAATCCGCCAGCGCATGTTTCAACAAGGATGGTGGGTTACGCCGCGCGAACTGCGCTTCGCGCAGTCGCGGGGCTAGCCCACCCTACGAATTTCGCCTCACACCAACTTCAGCGGCGTGTCCTCAACCACGCGAAGATCGATCCTGCCGATCAGTTGCGCGCGAAGCGCCTCGGCAGCACCGATGGCGCTCTCGGTTTGCTGCAACGTGCTGATGTTCGAACCGAGCGACACGATCCCGCCTAGCACCAAGGCGATCGATCCGAGCGCCGCGGTCAGACCTGTCCCGAACAACCCAAGGATCGTGATCAACAACAGCGCGCCGCCGCCGCCAATCGCGATTTTGGATGCCAGAATGTACTTCCGGCATCGCTCGGCGATCTCGGCCAGCCGCTCGATCCGCGCCTCAATGTCTGAAATCTCGTCGGTCGGATCGTCTTCGGTCATCAGCGACATGCGGCACTTGGGTTAAAAACCCGGATTTCGCTACGCTCCATCCGGGCTACTTGTCGTCACAACGGCAAATTGTCGTGCTTCTTCGCCGGCGTTTCCACCTTCTTGTCCTTCAGCATTGCCAGCGCACGCGCGATCCGCTTGCGGGTCGAGTGCGGCATGATGACGTCATCGATGTAGCCGCGCTCGGCTGCGATGAACGGCGACAGGAAGCGATCTTCGTATTCCTTGGTGCGCGCGGCGATCTTGTCGGGGTCGCCGATGTCACTGCGGAAGATGATCTCGACCGCGCCCTTGGCGCCCATCACCGCGATCTGGGCGGTCGGCCAGGCGTAGTTCATGTCGGCGCCGATCTCCTTGGAGGCCATGACGTCGAAGGCGCCGCCATAGGCCTTGCGGGTGATGATCGTCACCAGCGGCACGGTGCACTGCGAATACGCGAACAGCAGTTTTGCGCCGTGCTTGATCAGGCCGCCATATTCCTGCGCGGTGCCCGGCAGGAAGCCCGGCACGTCGACGAAGGTGACGATCGGGATGTTGAAGGCATCGCAAAAACGGACGAAGCGCGCCGCCTTCCGTGACGCGTCGCTGTCGAGCACGCCGGCCAGCACCATCGGCTGGTTGGCGACGAAGCCGACGGTGCGGCCCGCAATGCGGCCAAAGCCCGTGACGATGTTCTTGGCGAAGGCATCCGCGATCTCGAAGAAATCGCCCTCGTCCACGACCTTCAGGATCAGCTCCTTCACGTCGTAGGGCTTGTTCGGATTGTCGGGGATCAGCGTGTCCAAGGACATGTCGACCCGGCCGATGTCGTCAAAGCTCGGCCATTCCGGCACGCCGTCGGTGTTGTTGGACGGCAGGAAGTCGATCAGGCGACGCATCTGCAAGAGCGTCTCGACGTCGTTCTCGAAGGCCCCGTCCGCGATCGAGGAGCGCGTGGCGTGCACCGAGGCGCCGCCGAGCTCTTCCGCCGTGACGACCTCGTTGGTGACGGTCTTCACCACGTCGGGGCCGGTGACGAACATGTAGCTGGTGTTCTTCACCATGAAGATGAAGTCGGTCATCGCCGGCGAATAGACGTCGCCGCCGGCGCAGGGGCCCATGATGACGGAGATCTGCGGGATCACGCCCGAGGCGAGCACGTTGCGGCGGAACACATAGGAATAGCCGGCGAGCGCCGCGACGCCCTCCTGGATGCGGGCGCCGCCCGCGTCATAGAGGCCGATGATGGGCGCCCGCGCCTTCATCGCCATGTCCTGAAGTTTCGTGATCTTCAGCGCATGGGTCTCCGACAGCGAGCCGCCGAACACCGTGAAGTCTTTCGCGAAGACAAACGTCTTGCGGCCGTTGACGGTGCCCCAACCGGTGACGACGCCGTCGCCGGGGATCTTGTTCTTCTCCATACCGAACTCGGTGGAGCGGTGCTCGACGAACATGTCGAACTCCTCGAACGATCCCTTGTCGAGCAGGAGCTCGATGCGCTCGCGCGCGGTCAGCTTGCCGCGGGCGTGCTGCGCCTCGATGCGCTTCTCCCCGCCACCGAGCTTTGCGCCGGCGCGACGATCTTCAAGGGCGTCCAGGATATTCTTCATTTGCTCCCGCCAGTTCTTAGCCTAAATGCGATTGCCGGGGGTTCTAACACGGCATTTTGCGGGCCGGGAAGCCGCTTTCGGCGCCGCAGGGCTGCCTTGCCGCAGCGGGAAAGCGCAAGGAATTACAGAGTTTTGCCTGGGAGACGACGATGAATGAAGCAACGGCCGAGACCGGCGCGGCGACCGGCGGCGTCAAGATCCTGCTGCGGCTGGAAGGCCTGACCCTGTTTACGGGGATGGTGATGCTGTACGCCTCCTGGGACGGCTCCTGGCTGGTGTTCGCCCTGCTCTTCTTCGTCCCCGATCTGAGCTTCCTGGCGTACCTGGCCGACGCCAGATTCGGGGCGCTGGTCTACAATGCCGCCCACAGCTACATGGCGCCGGTGACGCTGCTGACGCTGGGCTTCGGCTTCGCCTCGCCCCTCACGCTGTCCATCGCCTTGATCTGGCTCGCCCATATCGGCATCGACCGGGCGCTCGGCTATGGCCTGAAATATTCGGCCGGGTTCGGCTTCACCCATCTCGGGCGGATCGGCCGCCAGAAAGACGCCTGAGGGGAGTGCCGTCGTTTTGTCGGCCCCCACCGGTTGACCGGGCCGGCCGATTCAGGCTTGCTCCCTTCACGATCAGGCGCCGAATGTTGCGTGAGCCCAGTCGGTACGGCGGCGGTCACCACGTCTGGCTGCAAGCATTGCCCATGTCCGTCACGGTCGTCCCCCTGCCGCCGAACTCATCGTCCGAAACCACCGACTTCCTGCGGCGGATGGCCAGCATGGTGTCGGGGCGCAACGGCGAGATGCTGCTGCGCGCGGCCGCGCTGATCGAATCGCTCAAGCAACGGGCGATGTCGGCCGAACGGCTGTTTCACGAGCAACAGGAAGAGAACAAGCGCCTTGTAGAGCTGCGCGAGGCGACTGATCTCACCTCCCGCGCCATGGTCAGCCAGATCGCGGCGCTGGGGACCCACCTCGCCGAAGTGACCGCGGCCGCGGCGGCCGAGCGCACCGCGTTCGACGCCGAGCGCGGCAAGCTGCTCGGCCTGATGCAGGATGCGGAAAGCCATATCGGCAAGCTCACCACCGAGCTCGACGGCTTGCGCGCCTCCGTCGACAGCTTCAACGAGACCGTGGTCTCGGTGCCGCTCGAGGTGCTGCGCCTGGCACGGACGCAGTTCGATGTCCTCTCCGCCGGTTTTGCCCGCAAGGGCGACGTGATCTCGGAAGCGATGAGCGAGATCGGCGGCTTTGCGATCGACCAGGCGCTGATGGCGAAGAAGGCGGATAAGGCCTGAGGTCGTCGCGCATCAAATTGACAGTGCGCAGGTCCGTTGTTCTACTCCATGAAAATCATAGGGGGAGGATCACGATGCCGACCGCATTCCGCGTCGCTATGGCGCTCTGCATTTCAACACTGCTCGCCGGCATTGGCGCCAACGCGCAATCCCTGCCGAAGGAAGTCGCCACCCGCGCCGAGATCTATCCGATCCCCTCGCTCACCCTCTCCGACCAGCAATTCCTCAGCGGCGATGCGGCGGCCGGCAAGCCGGTGACGGTCGCTGGCGAATTCCGCGTCGCCCAGGGCACCGGCAAGCTTCCCGTCGTGGTGCTGATGCACGGCTCGAGCGGCGTCGGCGCCACCACCGAGGCCTGGGTGCACGCTTTCAACGCCATGGGCATCTCGACCTTCGTGATCGACGGTTTTACGGGCCGCGGGCTGACGGTGGTGGGGCCGAACCAGGCCCTGCTCGGCCGCCTCAACCTGATCGTCGACATCTACCGCTCACTGGAGATTCTTGCGAAGCATCCCCGCGTCGATCCTGACCGCATCGTGCTGATGGGCTTCTCGCGCGGCGGACAGGCGACGCTCTATGCGAGCCTCGATCGCTTCAACAAGCTCTGGAACAAGTCCGGCGTGCAGTTCGCGGCTTACATCCCGTTCTATCCGGATTGCTCGACGAGCTACGTTGGCGATGCCGAGGTCGCCGCGCGCCCGATCCGGATCTTCCACGGCACGCCCGACGACTATAATCCCGTGACGAGCTGCAAGGCGTTCGTCGGACGGCTCAATACGGCCGGGCGCGATGTGATGCTGACCGAATACCCCGACAGCGCGCACGGCTTCGACAGCGGCCTGCTCGGCGTCAACACCGTTGCGGTGTCGGCCAACGCGCAGACCGTGCGCAACTGCCATATCAAGGAGGGCGACGGCGGCGTGCTGATGAACGGCGACACCAACGCGCCCTTCACCTATAGGGATGCCTGCGTCGAGCTGAACCCGCATGTCGGCGGCAACCCCACGACCGCCGCGGAGTCGCGCAAGGCGGTGGAGGAATTTTTGCAAGCGCTGTTCAAGCTGGGATAGAAAAACCAGCTTGGCCTGCATGGTTCGCCCGGCGATGCAGAGCATCGTCCGAAGACGCCCGCTTTGCGGGCTCCTCACCATGAGGTGCATGTAAGAGCTGACGTCGCCACCACATACTCCGTCATTGCGAGCGCAGCGAAGCAATCCAGAGTCTTTCCGCGGCGGCAGTCTGGATTGCTTCGTCGCAAGCGCTCCTCGCAATGACGAGTCCTCTACGGCTCTCCCGGCTTGAACGGTTCCTGCTTGTCCGGCGGCACCGTCTCTTCGGCCATCGCCAGCAGCATCGCGACCATCACGTAATTGCCGGCAACCGCGGTGAGATCGACGATCTGCTGATCGTTGAACACCTTCTTCGCCCGCGTGTAGGTCTCGTCGGAAACTTTCTTGGTCGTGGTGATCTCGGTGACGAAGTCGTAGGCCACGGCCTCGTCCTCGGCCATTTTCGACGGCCGCTTGTTGGCCTTCAGCTCCGCGATGATATCAGGCGACAGGCCCGCCTTGGCTGCCAGCGGCGCGTGCGCGAACCATTCCACCTGCGAGCGCCACTGCCGCCCGATGATCAGGATCGCGAACTCATTCAGCTTGGTCGGGACCGAGGTCTCCCAGCGCAGATAGTAGAACAGGTCGAACAGTCGCTGGCCGAGCACCGGGCTGCGGATCATCGGATTGTAGGGCCCGCCGATGCCGACGCTCGACACCTTCATGATCTGCTCGCCGAGCGGCTTCTGCTTGGCGTCGAGCTGGTCCATGGTGAGCTGCGGAAAGCGCGGCTCCTTGCTGGTGGCGGGTACGGCAAACATCGTGGCTGCGAGCCAGCCGCCGGCGGCGGCCAACGTGAGCGACGACAGCCAGAGTGGCGTTGAATTCATTTTATCCTCCCGACCTTTTCTTTTGTTTGGTCGGAAGGATGCTAGCAGGTTCGTACGCGCCAGCTAGGGTCTGTACCTAAATAGCGCCACGTGATTCTCTTGCCTACGTGTTGATTCGGGGGCGAGAGAATGCGCGCTGGTTTGTTTTGGCTGAACGACAGGCAATGGGCGCGTATCGAACCGCATCTGCCGAGGGGACTGACGGGGCCGGATCGGGACGACGACCGACGCATCGTCAGCGGCATCATTCACATGCTGCAATCGGGTGCACGATGGCGTGATTGTCCACGTGAATACGGCCCTTACACGACGATCTACAATCGCTTCAATCGCTGGGCCAAGCGAGGACGATGGTGCGCAATCTTCGAAGCGCTGGCCAAGCCTGGCGAAGACGGCGTCGTACTGTCGCTCGACTCGACCTCGATTAAAGCTCACCGGTGTGCCTCCGGCGGAAAAGGGGGGAGCACAATCAAGCAATCGGCCGCTCGCGCGGAGGCCGCACGACAAAAATCCATGCGCTGAGCGATCCGCTCTGCCGGCCGGTCGTCCTGCATCTGACTCCAGGCCAGGATGCCGATATCGCTGCGGCTCCCGATGTCCTGGCGCTCGCGCCACCCATGAGCGTGCTCCTCGCCGACAAAGGGTATGATGGCGACAAGCTTCGCGGCGCAATCATTCGTCGTGGCGCCAAGCCCGTAATCCCCAATAAATCTAACCGTGTCGTCATCCATCGCTTCAACAAACGCGCCTACAAAGGACGAAATGTCATCGAACGCTGCTTTTGCAGGCTCAAGGACTTCCGGCGCATCGCCACGCGATATGACAAGCTCGCCCGTAATTTTTTGGCCGCTGTTCATCTCGCCGCTCTCGTCGCATATTGGCTCAATTGAGTCTGGACCCTAGATCGCGCCGATCTCGGCAAGGCAGGCTTGCGTCAACGGCATGCGCTCGCCGACGAGACGCGGCTCCTTGCAGTCCATGTTGAGCGCGAACACGGTGTGCGCCTCGCCCTTCTCGGCCCAGCCGACCATCCAGCCGAGCGACGGCTCGCCGCGCTCGGCGCCGAGCAAGCCGGATTTGGCGCGGATGACGCTGTCGCCGACCTTGGTCACCGGCAGGATGTCGGCGACGAGATCCTGGCTGCGCTTGCTGATCGGCAGCGTGCGGCGGCGCAGCCGGTCAACGAAATCGATCTGCTCGACCGGGTCGATGCGCAAATTGCCGGTGAGCCAGAACTGGTCGATGCCGCCGCCGATATCGCGATTGCCGTAGTCGAACATGTCGACATACTTTTGCATCCGCTCTTGCCCGATCCGGCGCGCGATCTCCTGATAGACCGGCACCGCGCTGACCGCGATAGCGCTGCGCATCGTGTGGTCCTTGTTCCAGGCCTCGATCGGCCGCTTCACGCCGTCCCAGGGGAACACGTCCTTGTCGGGATCTGTGACCACGCCGGTCTCCAGCGCAATCAGCGAGTTCGGAATCTTGAAGGTTGAGGCCGGCAGCTTCGCTTCGCCGGAACGTTCCCTGTCGCTGGCGACGATCAGATATTCCTCGACCTTGTAGCCGACGAAGGTGCCTGCCGTGCCGAGATCGGTGAAGCGCTTTGCGAGGCTGTCGCGAATCTCGTTGCGCGGCGGCGCGACGTGGCCGAACGCGCGCTGCGGCATGGTGGCGGCTGCGGCGAGAAGGCCGAGGGTGGAACGGCGGGTCAGCACGAGCAGTATCCGTTGAGCAATGAAGATGGCCGCGACCATGCAGCCGCTATCGTGGTGAAACGATGACAGGTTATTTCTTGAGCATGATCTTGTCGGAAAACCGCTGCACACTTTTCCGGATCATGCTCTATCGCCCCCGGCCCGACAGCCGCAGCACGAATACCAGCACTTCGGCGACGGCCTTGTAGAGGTCGGGCGGGATCTCCTCGCCGAGTTCGACCTTGGACAGCGCGCCAGCCAAGATCTCGTTCTCTTCGATCGGGATGTCGTTGGCCTTGGCGATCTCGACGATCTTTTCGCCGATCGTGCCCTTGCCCTTGGCGACGACGACGGGCGCGTTGCTGCCCTTCTCGTAGTGCAGCGCAATGGCGAGCTTGGATGGATCGCTCATGTGGCGCGATCCAGGAAGTGGCCGGCGCGGGCCGGCGCCGGCTGCGGCGGCGTGCCGTCGCGCACCAGGATGTCGCCGGGCTTGAGCTCGGCGCGCGTCAGGGCCTGGTTGAGCTCGCCGCTGCCGGCGCGAAGTTGCTGCGCGGTCGCGGGCCGCTCCGCCCACATCCGCACAAAAGTCTTGTCGCCGTTGAGCGTGATCAGGGCATGCACGGGGCCGGCCGGCTCGACATTGAGCGTGAAGCGCGCGCGCCAGGCGCGCTTGGCGGGATCAGAGGACTCATTGCCGCCATCGCGCGAGATCTCGAATTGCGCCATCGCGGTGCCCTGCGGGGTCGCAAAGGGAATCTCGAAATTCCATTGCGGCACGGCCGGGTCGATGCGATGGCCGGAGGCATCGGTGCGATCGGGCAGCGAAGCGACCTGCAACAAGGTCTGCCGCGCGATCGCGGCATCGGTGTCGTCGAGCAGGCGGTGCACCGTTGTGGAGAGCGGCGTATCCGGCGCGAGCGATGGCGAGGCGATCGCCTGCGGCGCCGGCAGCGCGCCGCGGAACGGCGGCGGTGTCGCGCGTGCGGCGGCCTCGAAGAGATGGCCGTCGGGCACGGCCTTGTTGGAGCCGGGCACATTGCCGGTCATGCGCGGCAGGTTTTGCGTGACCTCCTGAAGGAGGGCCGCGGCAAGGCCGGCGGACATGGTTCGCGGCATCGCGGCCTGCGGAGCGCCGCCGGCGATATCGGCGAGCACAGCGGCTGCGAGATTGGCGCTGCGCGGCATCTGCGGCTGTTGGGCCATATCGGGCTCGGTTGACGGCGATGCAGCCTGAGGCGGCACGGCGGCGACCTGCGGTTTCCCCGCCGTAGCGATCGCGGCGCCTTGCGCCTGTGGCGCGGCGGTCTCGAGCGCGGCCAATGTCTGGCGCAGCACCAGCAGCGCGGCCTTCAGGTCCGGCATCGCGCCGGAGGACGGCGTTGTACCTGCGGCGAGCGAGGCCTCGAGAAACAGACCGGACTTCTGGAAGGCGGATTCGATATCGCCGCCATCGAGGGCGGTGTTGAGCGGCGTCTGCTGCGCCAGCACGTCCAGCACCGCCTGCTTCAGTCCCGCCGGCAGATCGCTGCCGGTGACGACGGAGGCGAGATTGGCGAACAACGGCGCCTGGCTGCCCTGTTTTGTCACCGCCTCGGCCGAAGCCACCGTGACGGCGACCTGCTCCAACGGCGTCAGCGTGTTGCGTGCGGTGGTCGCAGAAGGCGCGAGCGACGGGCTGTCCACGAGCGAAGCCGCGCGCGGCGTCAGCGTGATCTGATCCGCCGTCGCCTCGCCTGCCCCGTTCATGATGGCGAGCCTGATGGTGCCGTCGTTCTGCGACACTGCGAGCTGAAGATTTTGCCCCGGTGTCAGCGACACCTCGGACATCACATCCATCGACAGATTGGCGATCGCGATCCGCACCAGATTGTCGGCCATCACGCTCACGACCCTTGCGTCCACGACGCTGCCGGCCTGGAGCACAAGATCGGGCGTCGCCGCGTCAGCCACGGGGCTGGCGGCACTGACGGGAACGATCGAGCTTATCGGCGTTGGCATTTCAGGGGCCCGTGGAACGCTGGCCCCACCCTAAGGCCCCCTCGTAAACCTCTCGTTAAGGACCTTTGTCCGCTTGCGGCTCTACGGCCGCCAGCACTGCCACGGCGGCCTCAAAATCCTTCAGGCGGGCGGCGCGGCGGCTAGCTGCCTCCTCGTCCACGCCCCATTTCTCGGCGTTCCAGTCCTCGTCGACATGGGCGGCGGCCCAGACCTGGCCGGCATCGCGCACGCCATGGGCGAGCGCCAGCGCCAGCAGCGCAGAACCGGTCAGGGTCGTGACCACGTGGAGCGCCGCGATCGACCAGGGATCACCGGGCAGCGCCGTGCGGGCGGCCTGAACGGCCTCGTCCGGCTGCTTCACATGCATGATGCCCTCGGACAGGATGAAATGCGCGCCCAGCGTCTCCGCGGCCCAGAACAGCACGGGGTCCCAATGCGCGGCCTCGCGGGCGACCAGCCCTTCGGGGTGGCCGGCGCGATAGAACAGCAGGTCGGTCTCGAAGTATTTCGCAAGGTCCTCGCTGACGAGCTCGACGCGATCGATGACACCCTCGACGACGCTGTTGGCGATCCGCGTCAGCGGCATGGTCACGGGATTAATCGTCTCGCCCTGGGCCGCCCATTCCGCGGCCACGGCATCGGCCAGCGCGCGCGACGGGATCACCACCTGCCGGGCCGATGGCGTCCGGATCGGCCTGCCGTCAAGCGTGATGGCGAAGCCGCCCTCGGCCTCGGCCACGCCCGCCTCCTTGTAGAAGCGCTTGCGCCGCGGCGTACGCGCGGCCTGGCGCACCGCCTCCTGCGGATCGAGCGGGGACCGCCCCGCAACCTCATCGAACAATTCGCGCATCTCGTTTCGGCCTCGGTCTCTGGATGCTAGGCTTGTAAGCCAAGACCGGCGGCTGATAAAGCGAGCGGCAACGCATGAGGGAACTTGCGGGCATTGCGGCCCTTCTCGCCGGGCTCTGGCCGGCCGCGGCGGACGCCGGTTTCCGCACCCCGGAATCGCTGGTCCGCAATGTCTACGCGCATTACGGCGATGGCGCGCCGGAACTGTCAAAAGGCCTGCCGCGCGATGCCGCCTCCGCCCGGCAATTCTTCGACCCCAGCCTGCGCAAGGCCTGGAGCGCGCCGAAGGTCGAGCCCTACGACTTCCTAATGCAGAGCCCGAACTGGAAGCTCGGCCCGGTCGCGATCACGGTCATTCGCAGGCAATACGACAAGACCTATGTCGCGGCGAATTTCGACAATCGCGGGCGGAAGGTCACGCTGAACTTCGTCTTGGTCAACGGACCCGAGGGATGGCTGATCACGGATGTCGAAAGCCCGCATGACAGTCTGCGGATGTTTCTGGAGCAGTTTCGTAAGTGAGCGGGCTAGTCGCCACTGCGTCAACACCGTCATTGCGAGCGCAGCGAAGCAATCCAGACTGTATCCGCAGAAGCATTCTGGATTGCTTCGTCGCTTCGCTCCTCGCAATGACGGGGCTGGAAGCGAGGCCCCGATCCCTACTCTTCCGGCGCGTTCTCGATCGGATCAAACCGGCTCGCATCGAGCCCGAGCAGATTCCAGGACTGCTGCATGTGCGGCGGCAATGGCGCGGTGGCGTCGATCACGCCGCCGCGCGGATGCGGAATGACGATGCGGCGCGCGAGCAGATGCAGCCGGTTTTGCAGTCCGCCCGGCAGCTGCCAGTTCTCGATGTTGAAATATTTGGGATCGCCGACGATGGGGTGGCCGATATGCTCCATGTGGGCGCGCAGCTGATGGGTGCGGCCGGTCACGGGCTTGAGCGACACCCAGGTCAGCTTGTTGCCGGCAGTCTCGACCACCGCATAGTACGTCACCGCGTGGCTCGCGCCCTCGTCGCCATGCTGGGCGATGCGCATGATGGTGTCGTCCTCGCTCTCTTCCTTCGCGAGGAAGGTCGAGATGCGGCCCTGCTTCGGCTTCGGCAGACCCGGCACCAGCGCCCAATAGGTCTTTCGCGCGGACCGCGAGCGAAAGGCGCCGGTCAGATGCGAGGCGGCAAATCGCGTCTTGGCGATCAGCAGGCAGCCCGAGGTCTCCCGGTCGATGCGGTGCACGAGGCGCGGCTTCTGGCCCTTGGAATCACGCATCACCTCCAGCATCTGGTCGATGTGCCGTGTCATGCCCGAGCCGCCCTGCACGGCGAGGCCCAACGGCTTGTTCAGCACGAGAACGTCGTCGTCCTCGTAGATCGTCATCTCCTTCAGCGCGGCAAGCGTTTTTTGCGCAGCTTCCGACAGTGGGCTGGCCGCCTTCGGCGTGTCGAGCTTCAGCGGCGGAATGCGGACGCTCTGGCCCTCCTCCAGGCGGTCCTTGCTGTCGACGCGCTTGCCGTCGACCCGCAACTCGCCTTTGCGGACGACGCGCTGGATGTGGGAGAACGACAGGCCCGGAAAGCGCGCTTCCAGGAAACGGTCGACGCGCATGTTGTTCTCGTCAGCCGTCACCTTGACGGTCTGCACCTTGGTCGGCAGCAGCGCCTCGACGGGCTTTGCCGGCGCAGCCACTTCGGGCGCAGCCTTGGGCGGCCGCCGCTCAGCACGCTCCGCCGCAAAGCGCGGCGGCTTCGCACCCGGCTTGCCACCCAGCCGTGGTCCCGCCTTCTTCGCAGTGCGCGCCTTGAATGGACGCGAATCGTCGCGCTCGTCACGCGAGCGGGGCTTTGGGTTCATTCTCTTGATGCGGCGGCTCATGGTTGCCTGCGTACCCTAAAAGC includes the following:
- a CDS encoding alpha/beta hydrolase domain-containing protein, which gives rise to MRRIITGVVAITCLWPTASLAEIIRFDILAREPAFAGRSFGDVGTYERITARATFALNPSDDRNAVITDLALAPRSSDGKVAATADVVILRPTDPTHGNGTLLLEVPNRGRKLAPQLFDDSAQPGANNADKAEDAGIGFLHRQGFTMVWVGWQGDIPSRPGQMAMTAPVLKTVTGPAREEIVFDNTTNPARATLTWPATDAADLKVSVRAAWADARQAPSGLLAKLVDPVTVEITRPDGFDAGALYEITYTARDPVPLGMGYAAVRDVVSFLRHDETQANPLLNGLHPSVSRAIGFGVSQSGRFLRDFLYLGFNEDLQGRTVFDGLMPHVAGTRRMATNIRFGQPGRNPRHPQDPAWQADLFPFTYASLSDPYSGKTDGLLRRCALSATCPKVMQTDSEHEWWASHASLLVTDLAGNHLDLPDNVRAYMIAGTPHFAEASDVMRKGVPAMSLPQNPMHAGGPMRALLTDLNAWISGGIKPPASRVPMRAHGTLVPAQGAVPMDIPGLPYAGIHTLAAFSDQSVLPPKEIGRYPVFVPKADNDGMAIAGIRQLALAVPRATYTAWNPRAQGFGPTALYPLQGAVVPFAPTEAARKEVHDPRLSIGERYADDGAYVAAVRREAARQVAERTLLPEDAERAVEAAKQGKLAKLGQ
- a CDS encoding glutathione S-transferase family protein, translating into MANLTLTTFDWVPEMPRGFVRDLRVRWALEEATLPYRVASVPFGPRDAAHFAHQPFGQVPWLTDGDLSIFESGAILLHLGELSDRLMPTDPRGRSDTVEWVFAALNSVEMPALPWTMFKFTRSDDGSPAVKFVDDFLKLRLKHMETVLAVREWLAGSFSVADILMSDVLRVVDKFDGLADSPACRDYVARATGRPAFAKAHADQMAHFAAADAKRRAD
- a CDS encoding acyl-CoA carboxylase subunit beta, whose translation is MKNILDALEDRRAGAKLGGGEKRIEAQHARGKLTARERIELLLDKGSFEEFDMFVEHRSTEFGMEKNKIPGDGVVTGWGTVNGRKTFVFAKDFTVFGGSLSETHALKITKLQDMAMKARAPIIGLYDAGGARIQEGVAALAGYSYVFRRNVLASGVIPQISVIMGPCAGGDVYSPAMTDFIFMVKNTSYMFVTGPDVVKTVTNEVVTAEELGGASVHATRSSIADGAFENDVETLLQMRRLIDFLPSNNTDGVPEWPSFDDIGRVDMSLDTLIPDNPNKPYDVKELILKVVDEGDFFEIADAFAKNIVTGFGRIAGRTVGFVANQPMVLAGVLDSDASRKAARFVRFCDAFNIPIVTFVDVPGFLPGTAQEYGGLIKHGAKLLFAYSQCTVPLVTIITRKAYGGAFDVMASKEIGADMNYAWPTAQIAVMGAKGAVEIIFRSDIGDPDKIAARTKEYEDRFLSPFIAAERGYIDDVIMPHSTRKRIARALAMLKDKKVETPAKKHDNLPL
- a CDS encoding DUF4260 domain-containing protein, whose protein sequence is MNEATAETGAATGGVKILLRLEGLTLFTGMVMLYASWDGSWLVFALLFFVPDLSFLAYLADARFGALVYNAAHSYMAPVTLLTLGFGFASPLTLSIALIWLAHIGIDRALGYGLKYSAGFGFTHLGRIGRQKDA
- a CDS encoding dienelactone hydrolase family protein codes for the protein MPTAFRVAMALCISTLLAGIGANAQSLPKEVATRAEIYPIPSLTLSDQQFLSGDAAAGKPVTVAGEFRVAQGTGKLPVVVLMHGSSGVGATTEAWVHAFNAMGISTFVIDGFTGRGLTVVGPNQALLGRLNLIVDIYRSLEILAKHPRVDPDRIVLMGFSRGGQATLYASLDRFNKLWNKSGVQFAAYIPFYPDCSTSYVGDAEVAARPIRIFHGTPDDYNPVTSCKAFVGRLNTAGRDVMLTEYPDSAHGFDSGLLGVNTVAVSANAQTVRNCHIKEGDGGVLMNGDTNAPFTYRDACVELNPHVGGNPTTAAESRKAVEEFLQALFKLG
- a CDS encoding carboxymuconolactone decarboxylase family protein, with the protein product MNSTPLWLSSLTLAAAGGWLAATMFAVPATSKEPRFPQLTMDQLDAKQKPLGEQIMKVSSVGIGGPYNPMIRSPVLGQRLFDLFYYLRWETSVPTKLNEFAILIIGRQWRSQVEWFAHAPLAAKAGLSPDIIAELKANKRPSKMAEDEAVAYDFVTEITTTKKVSDETYTRAKKVFNDQQIVDLTAVAGNYVMVAMLLAMAEETVPPDKQEPFKPGEP